One genomic region from Gammaproteobacteria bacterium encodes:
- a CDS encoding VWA domain-containing protein translates to MIMRRCTAGMLFGLLVIISSTGNCAGLLTPVNSHYQSLEIKSHDVEVSVQDGYVVTQIIQVFTNPNMQDLEANYTFPVPEDASVAELTYWINGQAVTGEVVEKQQAKQIYQQQKAAGQHTALTEQDDYKSFNIKVFPVQANDQVKIKLVYFQQIKIDTAMGRYVYPLEEGGVEQAKNSFWNRNDKVAERFSFTMNIDSGYPLDGVRLPQQTQAKIEKIDPQQWRISYDNIKEQGNESASVIHLDQDVVVYWRHQSDLPGSVDLVTYRAEHQAQGTFMLTLTPGDDLAKNSGSRDWIFVLDKSGSMNDKYATLIEGVRQGLDKLPQGDRFKLITFNDSAHAVTPGYLAVTPANVNQALMTINNQGVDGGTNLYAGLDSAMQNLDSDRSSAIILVTDGVANVGVTEKKDFLKLLESRDVRLFSFIMGNSANRPLLEGMTNISNGFFANISNADDIMGQIMLATSKMTHQAMRNVTVDIEGLNVDDLSPQRLPTLYRGQQLIVFGHYTGQGNAIIKLSGQINGKAVQYQTQIEFPLTQTSNPELERLWAYSQIKDLEQRIDYLGESSELKQSIINLSVEYGLVTNYTSLLVVEQNVFEQLGIVQNNKALVAREAIAKTQRSNSSSKSNRVDSEQPMFTSSRPSTGGGSSAPLTIMTLMLLILVRIRQASNN, encoded by the coding sequence ATGATTATGCGCCGTTGTACAGCAGGTATGCTCTTTGGTTTATTGGTAATAATCAGTTCAACAGGTAATTGTGCTGGATTGCTGACACCAGTTAACAGCCACTATCAATCGCTAGAAATCAAAAGCCATGATGTTGAAGTTTCAGTTCAGGATGGCTACGTAGTTACTCAAATAATCCAAGTTTTTACAAATCCAAATATGCAAGATCTAGAAGCTAATTATACGTTCCCTGTACCTGAAGATGCGAGTGTTGCTGAGCTGACATATTGGATAAACGGTCAAGCAGTGACTGGTGAAGTTGTAGAGAAGCAACAAGCGAAACAGATTTATCAACAACAGAAAGCAGCAGGTCAACATACAGCCCTAACAGAGCAAGATGATTACAAGTCGTTTAATATTAAAGTATTCCCAGTTCAGGCCAATGATCAAGTGAAAATAAAATTGGTGTATTTTCAACAGATAAAGATCGACACAGCAATGGGGCGTTATGTCTATCCGCTAGAGGAGGGAGGTGTTGAACAAGCCAAAAATTCATTTTGGAACCGCAATGATAAAGTCGCGGAACGTTTTAGTTTTACCATGAATATTGACTCAGGTTACCCACTCGATGGTGTGCGACTACCACAGCAGACTCAAGCTAAGATTGAGAAAATAGATCCACAGCAATGGCGCATAAGCTACGACAATATTAAAGAGCAAGGTAATGAGTCGGCAAGTGTTATACATTTAGATCAGGATGTTGTGGTCTATTGGCGTCATCAGAGTGATCTACCTGGCAGTGTTGACCTGGTGACTTATCGAGCCGAACATCAAGCGCAAGGAACATTTATGCTGACGTTAACACCGGGAGACGACCTAGCAAAAAACTCGGGATCACGTGATTGGATCTTTGTGTTAGACAAGTCGGGCTCAATGAATGACAAGTATGCGACTTTGATTGAAGGGGTTCGTCAAGGTTTAGATAAACTGCCGCAGGGTGATAGATTTAAATTAATAACCTTTAATGATAGTGCGCATGCCGTGACGCCTGGTTATCTTGCAGTGACACCCGCTAATGTTAACCAAGCACTTATGACCATTAACAATCAAGGTGTTGATGGTGGTACTAATTTATATGCAGGCTTAGATTCAGCAATGCAAAACCTAGACAGTGATCGTAGTAGCGCAATTATCTTAGTGACCGACGGCGTTGCTAACGTCGGCGTTACAGAGAAGAAAGACTTTTTAAAACTATTAGAAAGCCGAGATGTCCGCTTATTTAGTTTTATCATGGGCAATAGCGCAAATAGACCATTATTAGAAGGGATGACAAATATCTCAAATGGTTTTTTTGCCAATATTTCAAATGCAGATGACATCATGGGGCAAATTATGCTGGCTACAAGCAAAATGACCCATCAAGCGATGCGTAATGTAACAGTTGATATAGAAGGGCTTAATGTTGACGACCTATCGCCACAACGATTACCGACTCTATATCGGGGGCAGCAACTTATCGTGTTTGGCCATTATACCGGGCAAGGTAATGCAATTATAAAATTGAGCGGTCAAATTAATGGCAAAGCGGTACAGTACCAAACTCAAATTGAATTTCCATTAACCCAGACTAGCAATCCTGAATTAGAGCGTTTATGGGCATATAGTCAAATTAAGGATCTTGAACAGCGTATTGATTACCTCGGTGAAAGCAGCGAATTAAAGCAGTCTATTATCAATTTATCGGTAGAATATGGTTTAGTAACCAACTACACCTCACTGCTTGTGGTTGAGCAGAATGTTTTTGAGCAGCTTGGCATTGTGCAAAATAATAAAGCTCTGGTAGCGCGAGAAGCAATTGCAAAAACTCAGCGCTCAAATTCCAGCAGTAAAAGTAACAGGGTTGATAGCGAACAACCGATGTTTACGAGTAGTAGACCCAGCACAGGTGGGGGATCGTCAGCTCCATTAACAATAATGACGTTAATGCTACTTATTTTAGTGCGCATACGCCAGGCAAGTAATAACTAA